A region of Thermococcus barossii DNA encodes the following proteins:
- a CDS encoding indolepyruvate oxidoreductase subunit beta: MKEYNIVITGVGGQGILTAANLLGWAALRAGYKVRMGEVHGMSQRFGSVIAYVRFGEEVYGAMVPEGKADVILSFEPVEALRYINYLKKGGLVFTNARPIPPVQVSMGLATYPSLEEIKKVVEEDFEAKFMAFDAEELAMKAGHVITTNVVLIGALTQTPGFPLSAEHVKEVIRVSVPPKAVDVNMKAFDLGVQAAKEMLGL; encoded by the coding sequence ATGAAGGAGTACAACATCGTTATCACAGGAGTTGGCGGCCAGGGTATCCTCACAGCGGCAAACCTTCTCGGCTGGGCCGCCCTCCGCGCCGGCTACAAGGTAAGGATGGGAGAGGTTCACGGAATGAGCCAGCGCTTTGGTTCGGTCATCGCCTACGTCCGCTTCGGCGAAGAGGTCTACGGTGCCATGGTTCCTGAGGGAAAGGCGGACGTCATACTGAGTTTTGAACCGGTTGAGGCGCTCCGCTACATCAACTACCTCAAGAAGGGCGGGCTGGTCTTCACCAACGCCAGGCCGATACCGCCGGTTCAGGTCTCCATGGGACTCGCCACCTACCCGAGCCTTGAGGAGATAAAGAAGGTCGTCGAGGAGGACTTCGAGGCCAAGTTCATGGCCTTCGACGCGGAAGAGCTCGCGATGAAGGCCGGCCACGTGATAACGACGAACGTCGTCCTCATAGGCGCGCTGACCCAGACGCCAGGCTTCCCGCTCTCGGCGGAGCACGTTAAAGAAGTCATCCGCGTCAGCGTTCCGCCGAAGGCTGTAGATGTTAACATGAAGGCCTTTGACCTCGGAGTCCAGGCGGCGAAGGAGATGCTGGGGCTCTGA
- a CDS encoding GNAT family N-acetyltransferase, translated as MSGIRIERLQRLDQETLERLIKIYMRGYEGMREYGGEGESYAKRYLRWCWNKAKDGFFVARVGDEIAGFIVCDNDWYSKYEGRTVGAVHEFVVDRRFQGHGIGHMLMEKCLEYLGKHNDRVELWVGERNEKAIKFYEGYGFKKVGQSGIWVRMVKDLRRGNNEKPPGDS; from the coding sequence ATGAGCGGGATAAGGATAGAGAGGCTCCAGCGGCTCGACCAAGAAACGCTGGAGAGGCTCATTAAAATTTACATGAGGGGCTACGAGGGAATGCGCGAGTACGGCGGTGAGGGCGAGAGCTACGCTAAGCGCTACCTCCGCTGGTGCTGGAACAAGGCAAAGGACGGCTTCTTCGTTGCAAGGGTAGGGGACGAGATAGCGGGCTTCATCGTATGCGACAACGACTGGTACAGCAAGTACGAGGGAAGAACCGTCGGAGCGGTTCACGAGTTCGTGGTGGACAGGCGCTTCCAGGGACACGGCATAGGACATATGCTCATGGAGAAGTGCCTGGAGTACCTGGGGAAGCACAACGACAGGGTGGAACTCTGGGTGGGCGAGAGAAACGAGAAGGCCATCAAGTTCTACGAGGGCTACGGCTTTAAGAAAGTCGGCCAGAGCGGGATATGGGTTAGAATGGTGAAGGACCTGAGAAGGGGAAACAATGAAAAACCGCCGGGGGATAGTTGA
- a CDS encoding DUF505 family protein — translation MLMYLKRRHLEILREMKETQSQAEIEAKLPEEFQIRAIELYILGFAELEGGKIKLTEAGRKLLEITDSLNLDELPDLIADTETMKMLELLAETGNVPENWLETLRERKLANENGLTEFGRALLEIYRETHPVVYLTPEIVSFLRGMPKLGTLDELITFKNSRLYGDNIVNALQAMRLLLISPPTEKGRAFATTPAARLALKAISMIPVFARAIVLRKEDFEALKAGRSNAELESMGLSDEKGTTEFGKAMMETYEAMGKVEEKVLPIYLLDDGLAVLKAIKEIEEKYETNPEILPTEKEIARRVEVEDLGAILHLLESKELIERRLVKNKDTYWLIEWGRGAIKFGTVSPDAMKAVTYAESGDVPIAEWVLKAQEEGVVRAGVTDKGRFYLRLSRSIRRRPFITRYDAAILAKVPRKRYIHRDELVELVRDYVGGDEKGITRAIGEAEAKGFVVELQNGMVKLTELGERVKTALENAKLQEIVRVKFSVTPTLYNVLRVIYENIETFNRIWKEKGEAKGYKMEEVDVIRKHLSLSDDEIKKALTMLRELGFLGSKGLTEAGKILVETYL, via the coding sequence ATGCTCATGTACCTGAAGAGAAGGCACCTTGAGATACTCAGGGAGATGAAGGAAACCCAGAGTCAGGCCGAAATCGAGGCCAAACTTCCCGAGGAGTTCCAGATTAGGGCGATAGAGCTCTACATCCTCGGCTTCGCCGAGCTTGAGGGTGGGAAGATTAAGCTCACAGAGGCCGGGAGGAAGCTGCTTGAAATCACCGACTCTCTCAACCTCGACGAGCTTCCCGACCTCATAGCAGACACCGAGACAATGAAGATGCTGGAGCTCCTGGCGGAAACCGGAAATGTGCCGGAGAACTGGCTTGAGACGCTGAGGGAGAGGAAGCTGGCAAATGAGAACGGTTTAACGGAGTTCGGAAGGGCCCTGCTGGAGATCTACCGCGAGACGCACCCTGTCGTTTACCTCACGCCTGAGATAGTCTCGTTCCTCAGGGGGATGCCCAAGCTCGGCACCCTCGACGAGCTGATCACCTTCAAGAACTCCCGGCTCTACGGCGACAACATAGTCAACGCCCTCCAGGCCATGCGCCTGCTCCTGATCTCGCCGCCGACAGAGAAGGGCAGGGCCTTCGCGACCACTCCGGCTGCAAGGCTCGCGCTCAAAGCGATAAGCATGATACCCGTGTTTGCCAGGGCCATAGTCCTCAGGAAGGAGGACTTCGAGGCGTTGAAGGCGGGAAGGAGCAACGCAGAGCTGGAGAGCATGGGGCTGAGCGACGAGAAGGGCACGACGGAGTTCGGAAAAGCCATGATGGAGACCTACGAGGCGATGGGTAAGGTTGAGGAGAAGGTCCTCCCGATATACCTGCTCGACGACGGGCTGGCGGTTCTCAAGGCCATCAAGGAGATCGAGGAGAAGTACGAGACCAACCCCGAGATACTGCCAACTGAGAAGGAAATCGCCAGGCGCGTCGAAGTCGAAGACCTCGGGGCGATACTGCACCTCCTCGAGAGCAAGGAGCTCATCGAGAGGAGGCTCGTTAAGAACAAGGACACCTACTGGCTCATCGAGTGGGGCAGGGGGGCCATAAAATTCGGAACCGTGAGTCCCGATGCCATGAAGGCAGTAACCTACGCGGAGAGCGGCGACGTTCCCATAGCGGAGTGGGTTCTGAAGGCCCAGGAGGAGGGCGTTGTAAGGGCCGGCGTCACCGACAAGGGCAGGTTCTACCTCAGGCTGAGCCGCTCGATAAGGAGGAGGCCCTTCATAACGCGCTACGATGCCGCGATACTGGCGAAGGTTCCGAGGAAGAGGTACATCCACCGCGACGAGCTGGTTGAACTGGTCAGGGACTACGTCGGCGGCGACGAGAAGGGGATAACCAGGGCCATAGGCGAGGCCGAGGCCAAGGGCTTCGTCGTCGAGCTCCAGAACGGCATGGTCAAGCTCACTGAGCTCGGAGAGAGGGTCAAGACCGCCCTTGAGAACGCGAAGCTCCAAGAGATAGTCCGTGTCAAGTTCAGCGTGACTCCGACCCTCTACAACGTTCTCAGGGTCATCTACGAGAACATCGAGACCTTCAACAGGATTTGGAAGGAGAAGGGCGAGGCCAAGGGCTACAAGATGGAGGAAGTGGACGTTATCCGGAAGCACCTCAGCCTGAGCGACGATGAGATAAAGAAAGCTTTGACAATGCTCCGCGAGCTTGGCTTCCTTGGGAGCAAGGGTCTCACCGAGGCTGGAAAAATTTTGGTTGAAACATATCTCTGA
- a CDS encoding histone deacetylase family protein, whose protein sequence is MSLRIFYSPIFREHRPEGYHPENPTRLDYAIKGLREGDFWKEDNVLEPEPVTAEEVLLIHDGEYVGKIRELGRAFGYLDPDTYVSPGTWEAALTALGAARDAVKSALKRPGMYLALVRPPGHHAGRSGKAFNASTLGFCIFNNSAFAARTLKELDGKALVIDFDAHHGNGTQEIFWNDPDVIHIDIHERDIYPWSGYEHDVGGRDAEGSKINIPMPHYATDDDYLLAWMEVVLPVIEEVNPNVVVVSAGFDGFQGELLTTLRLTERFFRYAGATLSRYSLAVIFEGGYNVGLMEGLPAFSEGYLSGEPEKGPLKPSYEALSTVQRVVTVHREWWEL, encoded by the coding sequence TTGTCCCTCAGAATCTTTTACTCCCCCATCTTCAGGGAGCACAGGCCGGAGGGCTACCATCCGGAGAATCCTACCAGGTTAGACTACGCGATAAAAGGCCTCAGAGAAGGTGACTTCTGGAAGGAGGATAACGTGCTCGAACCGGAGCCAGTGACGGCTGAGGAGGTTCTCCTGATACACGATGGTGAATACGTTGGGAAAATCCGGGAGCTGGGCAGGGCATTCGGGTACCTCGACCCCGATACCTACGTATCCCCCGGCACCTGGGAGGCGGCACTTACAGCCCTGGGTGCCGCAAGGGATGCGGTAAAGTCCGCTTTGAAGAGACCCGGCATGTACCTAGCCCTCGTCAGGCCACCCGGACACCATGCGGGGAGGTCGGGAAAAGCCTTCAACGCCTCAACCCTCGGCTTCTGCATCTTCAACAACAGCGCCTTTGCGGCCCGCACCCTCAAAGAACTCGATGGAAAGGCCTTGGTCATAGACTTCGATGCCCATCACGGCAACGGGACTCAGGAGATATTCTGGAACGACCCTGATGTGATTCATATTGACATCCACGAGCGCGACATCTATCCCTGGAGCGGCTACGAACACGACGTCGGTGGGAGGGACGCCGAGGGGAGCAAGATAAACATCCCCATGCCGCACTACGCTACCGATGACGATTACCTCCTAGCGTGGATGGAAGTTGTCCTGCCGGTCATTGAGGAGGTTAACCCGAACGTTGTGGTGGTCTCCGCCGGTTTCGACGGCTTCCAGGGTGAACTCCTGACGACCCTCAGGCTGACGGAGAGGTTCTTCCGCTACGCCGGTGCAACCCTCTCGCGCTATTCCCTCGCGGTTATTTTCGAGGGGGGCTACAATGTCGGGCTTATGGAGGGCCTACCCGCGTTTAGTGAGGGCTACTTAAGCGGCGAACCGGAAAAAGGCCCTTTAAAACCGAGCTACGAGGCACTGTCAACAGTCCAGCGTGTGGTAACAGTTCACAGGGAATGGTGGGAGCTTTAG
- a CDS encoding TATA-box-binding protein has translation MVDMSNVKLRIENIVASVDLFTQLNLERVIEICPNSKYNPEEFPGIICRFEEPKVALLIFSSGKLVVTGAKSVEDIERAVNKLIQMLKKIGAKFQRAPQIDIQNMVFSGDIGMEFNLDAVALSLPNCEYEPEQFPGVIYRVKEPRAVILLFSSGKIVCSGAKSEHDAWEAVRKLLRELEKYGLIEEEEEW, from the coding sequence TTGGTAGACATGAGCAATGTAAAGCTCAGAATCGAGAACATCGTCGCTTCTGTTGACTTGTTTACGCAGCTGAACCTTGAAAGGGTTATCGAAATATGCCCCAACTCCAAGTACAATCCCGAGGAGTTTCCGGGGATAATATGCCGCTTCGAGGAACCGAAGGTTGCCCTCCTGATATTCAGCTCCGGCAAGCTCGTCGTCACGGGGGCAAAAAGCGTCGAGGACATAGAGCGCGCCGTCAACAAGCTCATCCAGATGCTCAAGAAGATTGGAGCCAAGTTCCAACGCGCGCCCCAGATAGACATCCAGAACATGGTCTTCAGCGGAGACATAGGCATGGAGTTCAACCTCGATGCCGTTGCTTTGAGCCTGCCCAACTGTGAGTACGAACCCGAGCAGTTCCCCGGCGTTATCTATCGCGTCAAAGAGCCGAGGGCGGTAATACTGCTCTTCTCGTCCGGAAAGATAGTCTGCTCTGGAGCGAAGAGCGAGCACGACGCATGGGAGGCCGTTAGAAAGCTCCTCCGCGAGCTTGAGAAGTACGGCCTCATCGAGGAAGAGGAAGAGTGGTGA
- a CDS encoding acetate--CoA ligase family protein has product MTFDYFFRPKAIAVIGASNDPLKLGYEVFKNLKDYKDGRVYPVNVKDEEVQGIKAYKNVKDIPDEVELAVVVVPKRFVKGTIEDCGEKGVKGIILITAGFGEVGEEGKREERELVEIAHRYGMRIVGPNCVGIMNTHNDMNATFVMDAKKGDIAFISQSGALGAGIIYKTVKEGIGFSKFVSIGNMADVDFSEFMEYLADTEEDKAIALYIEGLKDGRRFMEVAKRVTKKKPVIVLKAGKSESGARAASSHTGSLAGSYRIYEAAFKQSGIIVADTIDDMLSMARAFTQPLPRGKRVAIMTNAGGPGVLTADAIDRKGLKLADLEEETIEGLRSFLPPMAAVKNPVDMIASARGEDYYRTAKLLLEDPNVDMLISICVVPTFAGMTPTEHAEGVVRAVKEVNNGKPVLGLFMAGYVSEPAKEVLEKAGIPSYERPEDAAAAAYALVEFAKAKGVLKEEE; this is encoded by the coding sequence ATGACGTTTGATTACTTCTTCAGGCCAAAGGCTATAGCGGTTATTGGGGCATCCAATGACCCGCTCAAGCTCGGTTATGAGGTCTTCAAGAACCTCAAGGATTACAAAGACGGCAGAGTTTATCCTGTGAACGTTAAGGATGAGGAAGTTCAGGGTATCAAGGCCTACAAGAACGTCAAAGACATCCCTGACGAGGTGGAGCTGGCGGTTGTGGTGGTTCCAAAGAGGTTCGTGAAGGGCACGATAGAGGACTGCGGCGAGAAGGGCGTCAAGGGAATAATCCTCATCACCGCCGGCTTCGGTGAGGTCGGCGAGGAGGGCAAGAGGGAGGAGCGCGAGCTGGTGGAGATAGCCCACAGGTACGGGATGAGAATCGTCGGGCCGAACTGCGTCGGGATAATGAACACCCACAACGACATGAACGCCACCTTCGTGATGGACGCGAAGAAGGGAGACATCGCTTTTATCAGCCAGAGCGGAGCTTTGGGGGCAGGGATCATCTACAAGACCGTCAAAGAGGGCATAGGCTTCTCCAAGTTCGTTAGCATAGGCAACATGGCAGACGTTGATTTCTCCGAGTTCATGGAGTACCTGGCCGACACGGAGGAGGACAAGGCGATAGCGCTCTACATCGAGGGGCTGAAGGACGGCAGGCGGTTCATGGAGGTGGCCAAGCGCGTCACGAAGAAGAAGCCCGTCATCGTTCTCAAGGCAGGAAAGAGCGAGAGCGGAGCGAGGGCGGCATCTTCCCACACCGGCTCGCTCGCAGGTTCATACAGGATATACGAGGCCGCCTTCAAGCAGAGCGGAATAATCGTCGCGGACACGATAGATGACATGCTCAGCATGGCCCGCGCTTTCACCCAGCCGCTCCCGAGGGGCAAGAGAGTTGCCATAATGACCAACGCCGGCGGCCCGGGGGTTCTCACCGCCGACGCCATAGACAGAAAGGGCCTGAAGCTGGCCGACCTGGAAGAGGAGACGATCGAGGGACTTCGCTCGTTCCTCCCGCCGATGGCGGCGGTGAAGAACCCGGTTGACATGATAGCCTCCGCCAGGGGGGAGGACTACTACAGGACGGCCAAGCTGCTCCTTGAGGACCCCAACGTTGACATGCTCATCAGCATCTGCGTTGTTCCAACCTTCGCGGGCATGACGCCGACGGAGCACGCCGAGGGTGTGGTCAGGGCGGTTAAGGAAGTGAACAACGGCAAGCCGGTTCTCGGGCTCTTCATGGCGGGATACGTGAGCGAGCCCGCGAAGGAGGTTCTGGAGAAGGCCGGCATCCCAAGCTACGAGAGACCGGAGGATGCCGCCGCGGCGGCATACGCCCTCGTCGAGTTTGCGAAGGCGAAGGGAGTTTTGAAGGAAGAGGAATGA
- a CDS encoding AAA family ATPase → MLFDLQPKTRREDLYDREEKLREFEDALHLGEKLVLILGIRRLGKSSLLNVALSESNLPHAKIDVRSLYFTHGSIPQEMLAKRILGSLISSLPPSGKLRLGMIEALSSIKGLRLSGVHVEFEKKPDLAEILERINSWAESEEKRVVIAFDEAQYLRLSGVQYDGLIAYAVDNLPALTFVLTGSEVGMLHDFLGLDNPKKPLFGRYAREITLERFSREQSIDFLERGFRELGIDVSPPELERAVDRLDGIVGWLSMYGYLRGVRKLPEKDALNELFHRAEALVKEELSSLLSYSRRYGLILKAVAMGNETWSEIKEYLEFKAGRINDAKFSLLLKNLVKYGYLDKGARGYSIPDPVVAEVVKKVKLTPG, encoded by the coding sequence TTGCTGTTCGACCTTCAGCCCAAGACGAGACGGGAGGATTTGTACGACAGGGAGGAGAAGCTTAGGGAGTTTGAAGATGCCCTCCACCTCGGGGAGAAGCTGGTTCTAATACTGGGAATAAGGCGCCTCGGAAAAAGCTCCCTCCTCAACGTTGCACTTTCCGAATCCAACCTACCCCACGCCAAAATAGACGTTCGCTCCCTGTACTTCACCCACGGCTCCATCCCACAGGAAATGCTCGCGAAAAGAATCCTGGGTTCGCTTATTAGCTCGCTCCCACCGAGTGGAAAGCTCAGGCTTGGCATGATTGAGGCACTTTCATCCATCAAAGGGCTCCGCCTCTCCGGGGTCCATGTGGAATTTGAGAAAAAACCCGATCTGGCTGAAATCCTGGAAAGGATAAACTCATGGGCAGAAAGCGAAGAGAAGCGGGTCGTCATAGCGTTCGACGAGGCCCAGTATCTCCGGCTTTCCGGGGTTCAGTACGATGGGCTGATAGCCTACGCGGTTGACAACCTTCCCGCCCTGACGTTCGTTCTGACGGGCTCGGAGGTTGGAATGCTCCACGACTTCCTCGGCCTGGACAATCCCAAAAAGCCGCTTTTCGGAAGGTACGCCAGGGAAATAACGCTGGAGAGATTCAGCAGGGAGCAGAGTATTGACTTTCTGGAGAGGGGTTTCAGGGAGCTCGGTATTGATGTGAGCCCCCCTGAGCTCGAACGGGCCGTTGACAGGCTCGATGGAATCGTGGGATGGCTGAGCATGTACGGCTATCTCAGGGGGGTGAGAAAACTCCCGGAAAAGGATGCCCTGAATGAGCTGTTTCATCGGGCGGAGGCCCTTGTAAAGGAAGAGCTCTCATCCCTGCTTTCGTACAGCAGGAGATATGGGCTCATACTGAAGGCCGTTGCCATGGGCAACGAAACGTGGAGCGAGATTAAGGAGTACCTCGAATTCAAAGCTGGAAGGATAAACGATGCCAAGTTCTCCCTTCTTCTGAAAAACCTGGTAAAGTACGGCTATCTCGATAAAGGCGCCAGGGGATACTCCATTCCCGACCCCGTTGTTGCGGAGGTCGTCAAGAAGGTCAAACTTACCCCCGGGTAA
- a CDS encoding DUF356 domain-containing protein — translation MRNTMVLVRTDNFQKASIALADLVRYGGMQIRGDPRIIPPALSDWAFEKISGEKPRRRFRAHVIAQIDLPPAKAIGRLMDIHPPAHILVIPPDTEVWEELIRLWSTFEKLKGFHPPKRTKAEELRKEREREEEEWELEEF, via the coding sequence ATGAGAAACACGATGGTTTTAGTAAGGACCGACAACTTCCAGAAGGCCAGCATAGCACTGGCAGACCTGGTGCGCTACGGCGGAATGCAGATACGCGGCGATCCGAGGATAATCCCCCCGGCACTCTCGGACTGGGCCTTTGAAAAGATAAGCGGCGAGAAGCCGAGGAGGCGCTTCAGGGCCCACGTGATTGCTCAGATAGACCTCCCTCCGGCAAAGGCGATAGGCAGACTGATGGACATCCACCCGCCGGCCCATATACTCGTCATTCCTCCCGACACGGAGGTCTGGGAGGAACTGATCCGCCTCTGGAGCACCTTTGAGAAGCTCAAGGGCTTCCATCCCCCGAAGAGAACCAAAGCGGAGGAGCTCAGGAAGGAGAGGGAGCGGGAAGAGGAGGAGTGGGAGCTGGAGGAGTTCTGA
- the iorA gene encoding indolepyruvate ferredoxin oxidoreductase subunit alpha, translating into MAKVTDIVLWDKPGEKVILLGNQAIARGALEANIAVFAAYPGTPSSELTDTMAMVAKKAGVYMEYSTNEKVAFETALSAAWSGLRAMTAMKHVGLNVAADTFLSAVGMGVEGGFVIMVADDPSMWSSQNEQDTRVYAKFANVPVLEPSDPMEAKEMTKYAFELSEKFKHFVILRTTTRTSHARGDIILGELPEDIKQAKRKFGNFKKDPSRFVDIPANARRFHPQILEKIEKIREELNECPFNWIEGDENAKVGIIAPGLAYSYVKEALHWLGVENVKVLKLGTPFPVPYGLLERFLDGLEKVLIVEELEPVVEEQVKTWAYDKGLTIPIHGKDLVPRVYEMTTRRAVEAIAKFLGLETPINFEELDEKYKKVQAMVPPRPPSLCPACPHRNTFYAIKKAATPRAIFPSDIGCYTLGVLPPLKAVDTTVAMGGSIGVAHGLSIALNGSIAEEEHKRGKEKKVIVATIGDSTFFHTGLPALANAIYNRSNVLIVVVDNLVTAMTGDQPNPGTGETPHGPGKQIKIEEVAKALGADFVEVVDPYDIKATTETIKRALQVEGVSVVVTRRVCALYRIGELRRARIQWPIYQVNEEKCTGCKICINAYGCPAIYWDAETGKAKIDELMCWGCGGCAQVCPFDAFEKVREGEL; encoded by the coding sequence ATGGCGAAGGTTACCGACATAGTGTTGTGGGACAAGCCCGGGGAGAAGGTCATTCTCCTCGGCAACCAGGCGATAGCAAGGGGCGCACTGGAGGCGAACATAGCCGTTTTCGCGGCCTACCCCGGAACGCCCAGCTCGGAGCTCACCGATACGATGGCGATGGTTGCCAAGAAGGCCGGCGTTTACATGGAGTACTCCACCAACGAGAAGGTCGCCTTCGAGACGGCTCTAAGCGCCGCGTGGAGCGGTCTGAGGGCCATGACGGCCATGAAGCACGTTGGACTGAACGTCGCGGCCGACACTTTCCTCAGCGCCGTCGGAATGGGAGTGGAAGGCGGCTTCGTCATAATGGTGGCGGATGACCCGAGCATGTGGAGCAGCCAGAACGAGCAGGACACTCGCGTGTACGCGAAGTTCGCCAACGTGCCCGTTCTCGAACCCAGCGACCCGATGGAAGCCAAGGAGATGACGAAGTACGCCTTCGAGCTGAGCGAGAAGTTCAAGCACTTCGTCATACTGAGGACGACCACCAGAACCTCGCACGCCAGGGGAGACATAATCCTTGGGGAACTGCCCGAGGATATAAAGCAGGCCAAGAGGAAGTTCGGCAACTTCAAGAAGGACCCAAGCAGGTTCGTCGACATACCCGCCAACGCCAGGCGCTTCCACCCGCAGATTCTTGAGAAGATTGAGAAGATCCGCGAGGAGCTCAACGAGTGCCCGTTCAACTGGATTGAGGGCGACGAGAACGCCAAGGTCGGTATCATCGCTCCGGGACTTGCCTACTCCTACGTGAAGGAGGCTCTTCACTGGCTCGGCGTCGAGAACGTGAAGGTGCTCAAGCTCGGAACCCCGTTCCCCGTCCCCTACGGCCTTCTTGAGAGGTTCCTCGACGGCCTTGAGAAGGTTCTCATCGTGGAGGAGCTCGAACCGGTCGTTGAGGAGCAGGTCAAGACCTGGGCCTACGATAAGGGCCTGACCATCCCAATCCACGGCAAGGACCTCGTGCCGCGCGTTTACGAGATGACCACCAGGAGGGCGGTTGAGGCGATAGCGAAGTTCCTTGGCCTTGAGACCCCAATAAACTTCGAGGAGCTCGACGAGAAGTACAAGAAGGTCCAGGCGATGGTCCCGCCGAGGCCGCCGAGTCTCTGTCCTGCCTGTCCGCACAGGAACACCTTCTACGCCATAAAGAAGGCCGCTACTCCGAGGGCAATATTCCCGAGCGACATCGGCTGTTACACCCTCGGTGTCCTGCCACCGCTCAAGGCCGTTGACACCACCGTCGCGATGGGCGGTTCCATAGGCGTCGCACACGGCCTCAGCATAGCCCTGAACGGAAGCATAGCCGAGGAAGAGCACAAGAGGGGCAAGGAGAAGAAAGTCATTGTGGCGACGATAGGCGACTCGACGTTCTTCCACACGGGACTCCCGGCTTTGGCGAACGCTATCTACAACCGCTCCAACGTCCTCATAGTCGTCGTTGACAACCTCGTTACGGCAATGACCGGCGACCAGCCGAACCCGGGAACCGGTGAGACACCTCACGGGCCAGGAAAGCAGATTAAGATTGAAGAGGTCGCAAAGGCCCTTGGAGCAGACTTCGTCGAGGTCGTTGACCCGTACGACATCAAGGCCACCACCGAGACCATAAAGAGGGCCCTCCAGGTCGAAGGGGTTAGCGTTGTAGTCACCAGGCGCGTCTGTGCACTCTACAGGATAGGAGAGCTCAGGAGGGCCAGGATACAGTGGCCCATCTATCAGGTCAACGAGGAGAAGTGTACTGGCTGTAAGATATGTATCAACGCCTACGGCTGTCCGGCCATCTACTGGGACGCCGAGACAGGAAAGGCCAAGATAGACGAGCTCATGTGCTGGGGTTGCGGCGGCTGTGCCCAGGTCTGTCCGTTCGATGCCTTTGAGAAGGTCAGGGAGGGAGAGCTATGA
- a CDS encoding metal-dependent hydrolase gives MVKVKFLGHAAFLIEGSKKILIDPFLTGNPKAAVKPEDVEADLILITHAHGDHIGDAAEIARRTGAKIVAMYDIANYLVESEGGITTIGMNYGPTEVDGVKIVQVPAWHSSSDGKYGIGNAAGYIIKLDEKTIYHAGDTFVFRDMELFAELYGPIDVALLPIGGHFTMGIREAAKAVEFLKPRKVVPMHYNTWPPISADPEEFRKLVGDKAEVVVLEPGETLEL, from the coding sequence ATGGTGAAGGTGAAGTTTCTGGGCCACGCGGCCTTCCTGATAGAGGGGAGTAAGAAAATCCTGATAGACCCGTTCCTGACAGGCAATCCAAAAGCGGCAGTTAAGCCTGAGGATGTGGAGGCCGACCTTATACTCATAACCCACGCCCACGGCGACCACATCGGCGATGCGGCTGAGATAGCCAGGAGAACCGGAGCTAAGATAGTCGCCATGTACGACATAGCCAACTACCTCGTCGAGAGCGAGGGCGGAATAACCACTATCGGCATGAACTACGGCCCGACTGAGGTTGATGGTGTTAAAATAGTTCAGGTTCCGGCCTGGCACTCCAGCAGCGACGGCAAGTACGGCATAGGCAACGCGGCCGGCTACATCATCAAGCTCGACGAAAAGACCATCTATCACGCCGGCGACACCTTTGTCTTCAGGGACATGGAGCTCTTCGCCGAGCTTTACGGGCCGATAGACGTCGCGCTCCTTCCGATAGGCGGCCACTTCACGATGGGAATCAGGGAGGCAGCAAAGGCAGTCGAGTTCCTGAAGCCCAGGAAAGTTGTGCCGATGCACTACAACACCTGGCCTCCGATTTCAGCTGACCCCGAGGAGTTCAGAAAACTCGTTGGGGACAAGGCTGAGGTGGTAGTCCTCGAACCCGGGGAAACCCTGGAGCTTTGA
- a CDS encoding multiprotein bridging factor aMBF1 produces the protein MGKAKPRYCEICGAPIRGPGHRIRLEGAEVLVCDRCYEKYGGKKPGTFSIMPTGRQPARRTYSRPARPRPSKPRTERPLYTEEIVEDYAERVYRAIQKSGKSYEELSHEIGLSMNDLRAIAHGYREPTIKEAKKLEKYFKITLIERTETEIEKKTSIPKDYEPTLGDIANIKIKKRKKK, from the coding sequence ATGGGGAAAGCCAAGCCTAGATACTGCGAGATATGCGGTGCTCCGATAAGGGGGCCGGGGCACAGGATAAGGCTTGAAGGGGCTGAAGTTTTAGTCTGCGACCGCTGCTACGAGAAGTACGGCGGAAAGAAGCCCGGAACCTTCAGCATCATGCCGACCGGCAGGCAGCCTGCCAGGAGGACTTATTCACGTCCGGCCAGGCCGAGGCCGTCCAAACCGAGAACAGAGAGACCGCTGTACACCGAGGAGATAGTGGAGGATTACGCCGAGAGGGTTTACAGGGCTATCCAGAAGAGCGGCAAGAGCTACGAGGAGCTTTCCCACGAGATAGGCCTCTCGATGAACGACCTCCGCGCCATAGCCCACGGCTACCGTGAGCCGACGATAAAGGAGGCTAAGAAGCTGGAGAAGTACTTCAAGATAACCCTCATCGAGCGCACCGAGACCGAGATTGAGAAGAAGACCTCGATTCCCAAGGACTACGAGCCGACCCTTGGCGACATAGCCAACATCAAGATCAAGAAGCGGAAGAAGAAGTGA